The following coding sequences lie in one Lolium perenne isolate Kyuss_39 chromosome 2, Kyuss_2.0, whole genome shotgun sequence genomic window:
- the LOC127334839 gene encoding uncharacterized protein — protein sequence MDRYQRVEKPREEAAIGANEIRITAQGRTRNYITYALALLQDEATEEIVIKAMGRAINKTVAIVELLKRRIVGLHQNNSIESIDITDTWEPLEEGLNILETTRHVSLITITLSKKELDTSSPGYQPPIPADQVRPPTDLDQDAEDLPSGRGRGRGRRGRGRGRGFSNGGAEYDDENADFEGPRGYRGRGRGRGRRGSFGPGRGYGGDGYVNEEAGGYYGGEYNAPPPQGYYEGDRERGRGRGRGRGRGRGGGRGRGPPPQGPPQE from the exons ATGGATCGGTACCAGAGGGTCGAGAagccgcgggaggaggcggccatCGGCGCCAACGAGATCCGCATCACCGCGCAGGGCCGCACCCGCAACTACATCACCTACGCCCTCGCCCTGCTCCAG GATGAGGCCACAGAGGAAATTGTGATCAAGGCTATGGGGAGGGCTATCAACAAGACGGTGGCCATCGTAGAGCTTCTCAAG AGAAGGATCGTTGgtctccaccagaataactccatcGAGTCAATTGACATAACCGACACCTGGGAACCCTTGGAAGAAGGCCTTAACAT TCTTGAGACTACTCGCCATGTCTCCTTGATCACCATTACCTTGTCGAAGAAGGAGCTGGATACGTCGTCTCCTGG TTACCAGCCACCGATACCTGCTGATCAGGTCAGGCCACCAACTGACTTAGATCAGGATGCAGAGGACTTACCAAGTGGCCGTGGAAGAGGACGTGGCCGCCGAGGAAGGGGCAGAGGAAGAG GATTTAGCAATGGAGGGGCAGAATATGATGATGAGAATGCTGACTTTGAGGGTCCACGTGGATATCGTGGCAGGGGGAGAGGAAGGGGTAGGCGGGGGTCCTTTGGGCCTGGAAGGGGTTACGGTGGTGATGGCTATGTAAATGAAGAAGCTGGTGGTTATTATGGTGGGGAGTATAACGCACCTCCTCCGCAAGGATACTATG AAGGTGATAGGGAAAGGGGCCGAGGTCGGGGCAGAGGCCGTGGTCGTGGACGTGGTGGGGGTCGTGGCCGTGGACCTCCTCCTCAAGGTCCTCCTCAAGAGTAG